The proteins below are encoded in one region of Drosophila santomea strain STO CAGO 1482 chromosome 2R, Prin_Dsan_1.1, whole genome shotgun sequence:
- the LOC120446552 gene encoding protein windbeutel: MMHILVTLLLVAFHAIPSTWAVTCTGCVDLDELSFQQTVERFPYSIVKFDIAYPYGEKHEAFTAFSKSAHKATKDLLIATVGVKDYGELENKALGDRYKVDDKNFPSIFLFKGNADEYVQLPSHLDVTVDNLKAFVGANTPLYIGRDGCIKEFNEVLKNYANLPDAEQLKLIKELQAKQEQLTNPEQQQNAKAYLIYMRKINELGYDFLEEETKRLLRLKAGKVTEAKKEELLRKLNILEVFRVHKVTKTEQEKEEL, encoded by the exons ATGATGCATATTTTGGTAACGCTGCTCCTGGTCGCCTTCCACGCGATACCCTCCACTTGGGCCGTCACCTGCACGGGCTGCGTGGATCTGGATGAGCTGAGTTTCCAGCAGACGGTGGAGCGATTTCCCTACTCCATAGTGAAATTCGATATCGCATATCCGTATGGCGAAAAGCATGAGGCCTTCACCGCCTTCTCCAAATCTGCCCACAAGGCGACCAAAGATCTGCTGATAGCCACCGTGGGTGTCAAGGACTATGGAGAACTGGAGAACAAG GCCCTGGGCGACCGCTACAAAGTGGACGACAAGAACTTCCCGAGCATCTTCCTGTTCAAGGGCAACGCGGATGAGTACGTCCAGCTTCCCAGCCACTTGGACGTAACGGTGGACAATCTGAAGGCTTTTGTCGGTGCCAACACGCCCCTGTACATCGGTCGTGATGGCTGCATCAAGGAGTTCAACGAGGTGCTCAAGAACTATGCCAATCTCCCCGATGCAGAGCAACTGAAACTGATCAAGGAGCTGCAGGccaagcaggagcagctgacCAATcccgagcagcagcagaacgCCAAGGCCTATCTGATCTACATGCGCAAGATCAACGAGCTGGGATACGATTTCCTGGAGGAGGAGACCAAGCGACTGCTGCGCCTCAAGGCCGGCAAGGTCACCGAGGCCAAGAAGGAGGAGCTGCTGAGGAAGCTGAATATCCTGGAAGTGTTCAGGGTTCACAAGGTCACCAAGACTgagcaggagaaggaggaaCTGTGA
- the LOC120445591 gene encoding sex determination protein fruitless, with protein sequence MGGPTAPVASSGEVGQTYCLRWNNHQTNLVQILHALHEVGSYVDCSLVVDDEQFQAHRVVLAANSPYFQHILKDVPQDHCSIILPGVKGFEIAALLQYMYTGETTVTKSQEPEILRTAKELQVKGLYDNLMKFNHASVTPTSSSGAGGAKPQNGSASNHSSSVISTSTHISPSAAISSSCSPPPPPQFGYQPGYSHYPQQQPMSASQIPAGEAPLTPTQATPHSAASGAGEAGGQWPLTPSAAAAMLNSVYESAADMNPLKRKKLSAISSMLLSGNRDTPILRNVLAQANPADSSQPGPMNANGEKTPTHPHQNTQLPAGLGVSGGERNHSFNGSDYGGDKEPLSPYTDRSFEEETGQSGGKKPEWKRYKQYTRADMMCAIQAVREGMSALQASRKYGLPSRTLYDKVRKLNITTGRGTHRTPKRSPPGAESSQGFSYSAAAAAAAHNYGHGHGHGHHSEVKRDQKVDHVPAHHGMPPTIPPSAAALLDHAFLQQALENRGGDMAGREALHAMALAAAAHAAANRLSSSPAEMDQRSNGHGMRSPSPQGRHYPHEQEAMDLEMEKHEQNIIKRERDQDEREDADDEEDHEQEHVEDLSLARKERPPSPYSPQPTEGGGGVIMHASSASANGKDHEDYPASPQFVPIGLKRELLEGEDAQARAD encoded by the coding sequence ATGGGCGGCCCTACGGCGCCGGTGGCCAGCAGCGGCGAGGTGGGTCAGACGTACTGCCTCCGCTGGAACAACCACCAGACCAATCTGGTACAGATTCTGCACGCCCTTCACGAGGTGGGCAGCTATGTGGACTGCAGCCTGGTGGTGGACGATGAGCAGTTCCAGGCCCATCGCGTCGTTCTGGCGGCCAATTCACCATATTTCCAGCACATCCTCAAGGATGTGCCGCAGGACCACTGCAGCATTATTTTGCCGGGAGTGAAGGGCTTCGAGATTGCCGCTTTGCTGCAGTACATGTACACAGGCGAGACGACGGTGACCAAGAGCCAGGAGCCGGAGATCCTGCGCACGGCCAAGGAGCTGCAGGTTAAGGGTCTGTACGACAACTTGATGAAGTTCAATCATGCCAGCGTCACGCCCACCTCCAGTTCGGGAGCTGGCGGAGCCAAGCCCCAGAACGGATCAGCATCCAACCACTCCTCATCCGTGAtctccacatccacacacatCTCGCCCAGTGCCGCCATCTCGAGCAGCTGCtcgccaccaccgccgccgcagTTTGGCTATCAGCCGGGCTACAGCCACtatccgcagcagcagcccatGTCGGCCAGTCAAATTCCGGCCGGTGAGGCTCCACTGACTCCAACACAGGCCACGCCCCACTCGGCAGCCTCGGGAGCGGGAGAAGCCGGCGGCCAGTGGCCACTGACACcctccgccgccgctgccaTGTTGAACTCTGTCTACGAATCAGCCGCCGATATGAATCCTCTAAAGCGCAAGAAGCTGTCGGCTATTTCCAGCATGCTTCTGAGTGGAAACCGCGACACACCCATCCTGAGAAACGTTCTGGCCCAAGCTAATCCCGCTGACTCCTCGCAACCCGGACCCATGAATGCCAATGGCGAGAAGACGCCTACTCATCCGCACCAGAATACCCAGCTTCCAGCCGGATTGGGAGTAAGTGGAGGCGAGCGCAATCACAGCTTCAATGGCTCCGACTACGGCGGCGACAAGGAACCCCTTTCGCCCTACACAGATCGTTCCTTTGAGGAGGAGACCGGCCAGTCCGGCGGCAAGAAGCCGGAATGGAAGCGGTACAAGCAGTATACCAGAGCGGACATGATGTGCGCCATCCAGGCGGTGAGGGAGGGCATGAGTGCCCTGCAGGCGAGCAGGAAGTATGGTCTGCCCAGTCGCACCCTCTACGACAAAGTCCGTAAGCTGAACATCACCACGGGACGTGGCACCCACCGCACACCCAAACGCAGTCCTCCGGGCGCTGAGTCCTCACAGGGCTTTTCGTATTCCGCTGCGGCAGCCGCTGCTGCCCACAACtacggacatggacatggacatggccatCACTCGGAGGTGAAGCGTGATCAGAAGGTGGACCATGTGCCCGCCCATCACGGCATGCCGCCCACCATTCCACCCTCAGCTGCGGCCCTCCTGGATCACGCTTTCCTTCAGCAGGCTCTGGAGAACCGTGGTGGTGACATGGCCGGCCGCGAGGCTCTCCATGCCATGGCTCTGGCCGCTGCGGCTCATGCCGCTGCCAATCGCCTGTCCAGCAGTCCGGCGGAGATGGACCAGCGCTCCAATGGCCATGGCATGCGGTCGCCAAGTCCGCAAGGTCGTCACTATCCGCACGAGCAGGAGGCCATGGACTTGGAGATGGAGAAGCACGAGCAGAATATAATCAAGCGGGAACGCGATCAGGACGAGCGTGAGGATGCGGACGATGAGGAGGATCACGAGCAAGAGCACGTGGAGGATCTGTCGCTGGCCAGAAAGGAGCGTCCACCATCGCCCTACTCGCCCCAGCCAACCGAGGGTGGTGGCGGCGTGATCATGCACGCCAGCAGTGCGTCCGCCAATGGCAAGGATCACGAGGACTACCCAGCCTCGCCGCAGTTCGTTCCCATTGGTCTGAAGAGGGAGCTGTTGGAAGGCGAGGACGCTCAGGCCCGGGCCGACTGA
- the LOC120446054 gene encoding arylalkylamine N-acetyltransferase-like 2: protein MIPTTMEGVTIRIMCLEDYENVKAYLKEEYYTAEPLCQSSGEPVHLQNEKINDAWYQLMIEEGISLLALDENDGGRIVGLVMACALYPENANTGALRIDITKLEDNAWTRIYQLLVKVEREVNLHERYDISKALYSAVTSVASWMRGKGLGSRLAATLMDLGRSKGFPLMVAFCTSFYSARQKKALGMECIYSIDYADYKDDEGRVVFAPPAPHTKVRVMAIKL, encoded by the coding sequence ATGATTCCCACGACAATGGAAGGCGTCACGATACGCATCATGTGCCTTGAGGATTATGAAAACGTGAAAGCTTATTTGAAGGAAGAGTACTATACAGCGGAGCCTCTGTGCCAATCCAGCGGCGAACCCGTTCACCTGCAAAACGAGAAGATTAACGACGCTTGGTACCAGTTGATGATCGAAGAAGGCATCAGCCTGTTGGCCCTCGACGAAAACGATGGTGGCCGGATTGTGGGCTTAGTTATGGCATGTGCTCTTTACCCCGAGAATGCAAATACGGGAGCATTACGCATAGATATAACGAAGCTGGAGGATAACGCTTGGACCCGTATATATCAATTACTAGTGAAGGTCGAGCGAGAAGTCAATCTTCATGAGCGCTATGACATCTCGAAGGCGCTGTACTCCGCCGTGACCAGTGTGGCCTCCTGGATGAGGGGCAAGGGTCTGGGCTCCCGCCTGGCCGCCACTCTGATGGACCTGGGCCGATCGAAGGGTTTCCCCCTTATGGTGGCCTTCTGCACCAGCTTCTATTCCGCTCGACAGAAGAAGGCCTTGGGCATGGAGTGCATCTACTCCATCGACTACGCCGACTATAAGGATGATGAGGGACGAGTGGTCTTCGCACCGCCAGCCCCACACACAAAGGTGCGAGTAATGGCAATTAAACTGTGA
- the LOC120446643 gene encoding uncharacterized protein LOC120446643 isoform X2 produces MNPKVILPGVFLAVLFLMSSEAPYVKLTNVVCESKNKSWAVFHYCRLKAYSRNKTSLNINATFLHPANNVTLKLKMVKKLSGYKPFLFDVTIDACLFMRKRHNPVIKMFYSFIKDYSTINHTCPYEGLQMVSDYHTAVFPVPLPTGDYGVLLDFIFDGKKQFHVNVYFTFVEDF; encoded by the exons ATGAATCCTAAAGTTATCCTTCCTGGGGTATTCTTGGCAGTACTTTTCCTAATGAGCAGT gAAGCACCGTATGTTAAACTGACAAATGTTGTTTGTgaatcaaaaaacaaatccTGGGCCGTTTTCCATTATTGCCGACTAAAGGCGTACTCGCGAAACAAGACCAGCTTGAATATAAATGCAACATTTCTGCATCCAGCTAACAATGTAACCCTCAAATTAAAGATGGTGAAAAAATTAAGTGGCTATAAGCCATTTCTGTTTGACGTCACCATCGACGCCTGCCTATTTATGCGAAAACGACATAATCCCGTCATCAAAATGTTTTACAGCTTTATAAAGGATTATTCTACAATAAATCACACATGTCCTTATGAG gGCTTGCAGATGGTTAGCGATTATCACACCGCTGTATTTCCAGTACCTTTGCCCACAGGAGACTATGGAGTGCTACTGGATTTCATATTCGATGGTAAGAAGCAGTTCCACGTAAATGTTTACTTCACCTTTGTGGAGGATTTTTGA
- the LOC120445349 gene encoding putative N(4)-(beta-N-acetylglucosaminyl)-L-asparaginase GM21137, whose protein sequence is MKKLLAVLTCILLLALLVRFLCTYNVTSSGERSTAPLLPMVINTWNFPEANEEAWRLLNLEKGGVGQTRSAVVGGISICEKLQCDMAVGYGGNPDERGDTSLDALLMDGGTMEVGAVGDLRRIKSAIKVAQHVLEHTLHTLLVGDGADDFGIAMGFQNESLNSDENIAILQNWTAHNCQPNFWRNVYPDPRTSCGPYKPLTTWDANVTQSERIEIGPDNHDTITMAAIDEEGYIHVGTSTNGLRHTMPGRVGDASIPGSAAYADNEVGAAVTTGDGDILMRFLPSLLAVEAMRAGKTPAEAVELVIQRIRKHQKFFDVAIIAVNRLGTYAVKCQGSGMARYNGEFGYMVSSPGQPVRTESVPCTTDHEKTPSEADRQVIW, encoded by the exons ATGAAGAAGTTATTGGCGGTGTTGACATGTATCCTGTTGCTGGCATTACTGGTTAG ATTTTTATGCACTTACAATGTAACGAGCTCTGGAGAGAGATCCACGGCCCCGCTCCTGCCGATGGTTATCAACACCTGGAACTTTCCAGAAGCCAACGAGGAGGCGTGGCGACTGCTCAATCTGGAGAAAGGCGGAGTTGGACAGACGAGGAGCGCAGTTGTGGGCGGTATTTCCATATGCGAAAAGCTGCAGTGCGACATGGCCGTTGGCTACGGCGGCAATCCCGACGAGCGCGGAGATACTTCCCTTGATGCCTTGCTTATGGATGGAGGCACCATGGAGGTGGGTGCAGTAGGGGATCTGCGCCGGATCAAAAGTGCCATCAAGGTGGCGCAGCATGTCTTGGAGCACACGCTACACACTCTTCTAGTTGGTGACGGGGCCGACGATTTCGGCATTGCAATGGGATTCCAGAACGAATCACTGAATTCCGACGAAAACATAGcaattttgcaaaattggACGGCGCACAACTGTCAGCCAAACTTTTGGCGAAATGTCTACCCAGATCCGAGGACCTCCTGTGGTCCATACAAGCCCTTAACCACATGGGATGCGAATGTCACGCAATCGGAGCGGATCGAGATCGGTCCCGATAACCACGACACCATCACCATGGCCGCCATCGATGAGGAGGGCTACATCCACGTGGGCACCTCCACCAACGGACTACGCCACACGATGCCTGGACGTGTTGGGGACGCTTCGATACCCGGCTCCGCTGCCTATGCGGATAACGAAGTGGGCGCCGCAGTGACCACTGGCGATGGAGACATCCTCATGCGCTTCCTGCCCTCTCTTCTTGCGGTGGAGGCCATGCGGGCGGGCAAAACGCCGGCGGAGGCAGTTGAGTTGGTCATTCAGCGAATCCGAAAGCaccaaaaattttttgatGTCGCCATAATCGCTGTAAACCGGCTGGGAACGTACGCAGTCAAGTGCCAAGGAAGTGGCATGGCTAGGTATAATGGCGAATTCGGCTACATGGTCAGTAGTCCGGGACAACCGGTGCGCACGGAGTCGGTTCCATGCACAACGGACCATGAGAAAACACCGTCCGAAGCCGACAGGCAAGTTATCTGGTAA
- the LOC120446643 gene encoding uncharacterized protein LOC120446643 isoform X1 — MNPKVILPGVFLAVLFLMSSVSVRNLIFKMNLIIFFQEAPYVKLTNVVCESKNKSWAVFHYCRLKAYSRNKTSLNINATFLHPANNVTLKLKMVKKLSGYKPFLFDVTIDACLFMRKRHNPVIKMFYSFIKDYSTINHTCPYEGLQMVSDYHTAVFPVPLPTGDYGVLLDFIFDGKKQFHVNVYFTFVEDF; from the exons ATGAATCCTAAAGTTATCCTTCCTGGGGTATTCTTGGCAGTACTTTTCCTAATGAGCAGTGTAAGTGTTCGAAATCTTATTTTCAAAATGaacttaataattttttttcaggAAGCACCGTATGTTAAACTGACAAATGTTGTTTGTgaatcaaaaaacaaatccTGGGCCGTTTTCCATTATTGCCGACTAAAGGCGTACTCGCGAAACAAGACCAGCTTGAATATAAATGCAACATTTCTGCATCCAGCTAACAATGTAACCCTCAAATTAAAGATGGTGAAAAAATTAAGTGGCTATAAGCCATTTCTGTTTGACGTCACCATCGACGCCTGCCTATTTATGCGAAAACGACATAATCCCGTCATCAAAATGTTTTACAGCTTTATAAAGGATTATTCTACAATAAATCACACATGTCCTTATGAG gGCTTGCAGATGGTTAGCGATTATCACACCGCTGTATTTCCAGTACCTTTGCCCACAGGAGACTATGGAGTGCTACTGGATTTCATATTCGATGGTAAGAAGCAGTTCCACGTAAATGTTTACTTCACCTTTGTGGAGGATTTTTGA
- the LOC120446642 gene encoding bromodomain testis-specific protein, giving the protein MATTSKSLSVKLKLPNRVQPEFVPQHGREGRYTNKLHYFKKHLLDEARKKKYALDFLEPVDTEALKVPTYYTVIDRPMDIGTILKRVQNNYYRSINEAIADFKQIIRNCFAFNRPGDVVYRKGQMLEKFFIRKLRVLPAGPEIACNKDPKATGRSRTNVRKMVSSALTERKCRDLLKKLQSFTNQSDTTARNFFNSKWDSLQKKLDRHYFKSVHDFCLHVDGIFRKYHEPAKIIYERAFNQPGIWCASMNAMRSSSVHSALDSADLDELLTAAKLAENGLVQCLQPADSWEPLKAKSLVETFSATLSQMINKLEAGHRNSVRPAASKRQNLSPKESKDLIQGEFKPAKDLLNSTEIDNLVAVSIESSDDEAIVAAAEVTDAERRATQKLFAKLPTNAMKEIIHMVQQIEGFSSEACGDLSFDVKAFAPDTMALMKSAVTKAMRVHSKLNLRDMQPSEKEGLQRTLQSQLVDITRMLNKNRRRSCGPLINFRTKNNSTNNVVRKRPTAPMSAKLKTLPGHVVAPKLGMGVGESRNLSDSSDDSSAPTSPVKQRPVSATPTMNLPKVSNPPQKNPFGSPKLSIAAELHMSSSSESEKKSKSGRSSRSRSRSQTKLGARSSSSSSSSSSSSSSSSSSSSSSSSSSSSSSSNSSSSSSSSSSSDSSSDSSEDEGASRAPEGQPGVAKSS; this is encoded by the exons ATG GCTACTACTTCCAAATCGCTTTCTGTGAAACTAAAACTCCCGAATCGAGTGCAACCGGAGTTCGTACCGCAGCACGGAAGGGAAGGTCGTTACACCAATAAGTTGCACTACTTCAAGAAGCACTTGCTGGACGAGGCTCGCAAGAAGAAGTATGCGCTGGACTTCTTGGAGCCCGTGGACACGGAGGCACTGAAGGTGCCCACATACTACACGGTTATCGATCGGCCCATGGACATAGGTACCATTCTGAAACGGGTGCAGAACAACTACTATAGATCCATCAATGAGGCGATTGCCGATTTCAAACAAATCATTCGCAATTGCTTCGCATTCAATCGTCCTGGCGATGTGGTTTATCGCAAGGGTCAGATGCTGGAAAAGTTCTTCATAAGGAAACTGAGAGTCTTGCCCGCTGGCCCCGAGATAGCCTGCAACAAGGATCCCAAGGCGACGGGCAGATCTAGGACGAATGTGAGAAAGATGGTCAGTTCCGCACTAACGGAACGCAAGTGCCGAGATCTATTGAAGAAGTTGCAGAGCTTCACCAATCAGTCGGACACCACGGCGCGCAACTTCTTCAATAGCAAGTGGGATTCGTTGCAAAAGAAACTGGACAGGCATTACTTCAAATCCGTCCATGACTTTTGCCTGCATGTGGATGGCATCTTCAGGAAGTACCACGAACCGGCTAAAATCATCTACGAAAGAGCCTTCAATCAGCCGGGAATATGGTGTGCCTCCATGAATGCCATGCGCAGCTCATCGGTGCATTCAGCTTTGGATAGCGCAGATCTCGATGAACTACTGACAGCCGCCAAGTTGGCGGAAAATGGCCTGGTGCAGTGCCTCCAACCGGCGGATTCCTGGGAACCTCTGAAAGCCAAGAGTTTGGTGGAGACTTTCAGTGCCACCTTAAGCCAGATGATCAACAAACTGGAGGCAGGACATCGAAATTCTGTGAGGCCAGCAGCTAGCAAGCGACAGAACTTGAGCCCCAAAGAGAGCAAGGACCTAATCCAAGGAGAATTCAAGCCAGCTAAGGATTTGCTGAATAGCACTGAAATCGATAACCTCGTGGCAGTGAGCATTGAGTCCTCGGATGATGAGGCCATCGTTGCCGCAGCGGAGGTCACGGACGCGGAGCGACGTGCCACACAGAAACTATTTGCCAAACTTCCGACGAACGCCATGAAGGAGATCATTCACATGGTCCAGCAGATCGAAGGATTTTCCTCGGAGGCTTGCGGCGATCTGAGCTTCGATGTCAAGGCTTTCGCCCCCGATACCATGGCCCTGATGAAGAGTGCCGTGACCAAGGCGATGAGGGTCCACAGCAAGCTGAACCTGAGGGATATGCAGCCCTCGGAAAAGGAGGGACTACAGCGCACACTGCAATCCCAGCTGGTGGATATTACACGGATGCTCAACAAGAATCGACGTCGCTCTTGTGGTCCCTTGATCAATTTCCGGACTAAGAATAATAGCACCAATAACGTGGTGCGCAAACGACCAACTGCTCCGATGTCCGCCAAATTGAAGACGTTACCGGGCCATGTAGTGGCTCCCAAATTGGGAATGGGTGTGGGTGAGAGTCGCAATCTGAGCGATAGCAGCGACGACTCATCCGCACCAACGAGTCCTGTCAAGCAGCGGCCTGTTAGTGCCACTCCAACGATGAATCTCCCGAAGGTGAGCAATCCTCCGCAGAAGAATCCCTTTGGATCCCCAAAGTTGTCCATCGCTGCCGAACTCCacatgagcagcagcagcgaatcGGAAAAGAAATCGAAGTCAGGGAGAAGTTCCAGGTCCAGGTCCAGGTCCCAAACCAAGTTAGGCGCCAGGTcaagctccagctccagttccagctccagttccagctccagctccagttcgaGCTCCAGTTcgagctccagctccagctcaaGTTCCAGTTCAAACTCCAGTTCCAGCTCATCTTCGAGCAGCAGCTCCGATTCCAGCAGCGATTCCTCCGAGGATGAAGGGGCATCCCGTGCACCCGAAGGACAGCCGGGAGTGGCCAAGTCCTCATAA
- the LOC120445592 gene encoding zinc finger protein 33A: MQDATVPDPEPTSTDSSCSVEKANSGEPVQNHAAAEREAEANDSNCTICGAAKASALLDLRSNHVMQRRLSRDWKIHADVIRSTLKAICVECVCKLNMHSEVTRSLMQRMQLLQRSGGETTKVTTTTTSPSQHSPPIADAEVSTTLIECQEEVAHSGQSVRSSPSSCSVLEVYLAQQPYSPSAKNTEEKQAEGWKWRTRLECHECGRAYFRRDYYALHLRRCSKTRRKQPRPSRAKCRVLNEASYDGESPSRVTRSARIYYCRHCDEEFETMISKRQHERLKHQQRYPCDLCDAQLDTKYEWEMHHTICQAKQEALANLEREDSGQTVQFSRVPRACSTRPRSRACSEAWDKYDVDEDYEDDEENESDGEELEEGDDEQEDAMYARRMNFTGDWIVNHSRSNSNSAGNLSLLYGDYGMVETHMTTDKEYDLYLLDLLKTQVRLKAFTCFTPGCGYQTDTLVALMKHDYMEHWKMSWFYCHKCGDVFTSKVFLDYHMHLQNRGLYICHKCRDEFELQHQLDRHFQLHKKGINYHCNFCRLEFLSEAKLLAHCKQRGHSPNDEPLISIDRSLSIVNCHGPRSADCPRIVKTYEEREFYIPRMPMPSTQPMHLPQHKPFRFAIGICDFEERNPNCVGCH; this comes from the exons atgcaggatgccACAGTCCCGGATCCGGAACCCACCAGCACCGACAGCAGTTGCTCCGTCGAAAAAGCCAATAGCGGGGAACCGGTACAAAATCATGCAGCGGCCGAGCGGGAGGCGGAAGCCAACGATTCCAATTGCACCATATGTGGGGCAGCAAAGGCCTCGGCTCTCTTGGATCTGCGCTCCAACCATGTGATGCAACGTCGTCTAAGTCGCGACTGGAAGATCCAT GCCGATGTAATCCGATCCACTTTAAAGGCCATTTGCGTGGAGTGCGTGTGCAAGCTGAACATGCACTCGGAGGTCACTCGATCCCTGATGCAGCGCATGCAACTGCTGCAGCGTTCCGGAGGAGAAACCACCAAGGTGACAACCACCACCACTTCGCCCAGCCAGCACAGTCCACCCATTGCCGATGCGGAAGTGTCCACCACCCTGATAGAGTGTCAGGAGGAGGTGGCGCACAGCGGGCAGAGCGTTCGCAGCTCGCCTTCCTCCTGCTCCGTGCTGGAAGTCTATCTCGCTCAGCAACCCTACTCTCCATCGGCTAAGAATACAGAAGAGAAGCAAGCGGAGGGCTGGAAATGGCGAACGCGGCTGGAGTGCCATGAATGTGGTCGAGCCTATTTTCGGCGAGACTACTACGCCTTGCACTTGAGGCGCTGCTCCAAGACACGCAGAAAGCAGCCCCGTCCTTCGCGCGCCAAGTGTCGTGTGCTCAATGAGGCTAGCTATGATGGAGAATCGCCATCCAGAGTTACCCGTTCCGCGCGCATATACTACTGTCGGCATTGTGATGAAGAATTCGAAACCATGATCAGTAAGCGGCAGCATGAGCGTTTGAAGCATCAGCAGCGATATCCTTGTGACTTGTGCGATGCTCAGTTGGACACGAAGTACGAGTGGGAAATGCATCACACCATTTGCCAGGCCAAGCAGGAG GCCTTAGCAAACCTGGAGCGGGAGGATTCAGGGCAAACTGTTCAGTTCTCTCGGGTGCCAAGGGCATGCTCCACGCGTCCTCGCTCACGGGCTTGCTCCGAAGCCTGGGATAAGTACGACGTGGATGAGGACTATGAAGACGATGAAGAGAATGAAAGCGATGGCGAGGAACTTGAAGAGGGCGATGACGAGCAGGAGGATGCCATGTACGCACGACGTATGAACTTTACTGGCGACTGGATCGTTAATCACAGCcgcagcaatagcaacagcgCTGGTAATCTCTCCCTTCTGTACGGAGACTACGGTATGGTGGAAACGCATATGACCACCGACAAAGAGTATG ATCTTTACCTACTTGACCTGCTTAAGACGCAGGTGCGACTGAAAGCATTCACTTGTTTTACGCCGGGCTGTGGCTACCAGACGGACACCCTAGTAGCTCTAATGAAGCACGATTACATGGAGCATTGGAAGATGAGCTGGTTCTACTGTCACAAGTGCGGCGATGTCTTCACCAGCAA AGTCTTCCTAGACTACCATATGCATCTCCAGAACCGCGGACTCTACATTTGCCATAAGTGCCGGGATGAGTTTGAGTTGCAGCACCAGTTGGACCGCCACTTCCAGCTTCACAAGAAGGGGATCAACTATCACTGCAACTTCTGCCGATTGGAGTTCCTTAGCGAGGCCAAGCTGCTGGCCCATTGCAAACAGCGGGGGCACAGTCCCAACGATGAGCCCCTCATCAGCATTGATCGTTCCCTCTCGATTGTCAACTGCCATGGGCCCCGGTCAGCGGACTGTCCTCGAATAGTTAAGACGTACGAAGAGCGTGAGTTCTATATTCCGCGAATGCCGATGCCCTCCACGCAGCCCATGCACTTGCCCCAACATAAACCATTTCGTTTTGCCATCGGAATTTGCGATTTTGAGGAGCGAAATCCGAACTGCGTTGGATGTCACTGA
- the LOC120446675 gene encoding arylalkylamine N-acetyltransferase-like 2, which produces MILSQRNGIIVRVMKESDYPIVKTFLRDYFHYDEPMGMGLKEQIHLQNEEEVDRQYLAVITQGLSLVALDDNNGGLLVGIAVAETMDRSEMAKQHKEADEMEPNALGRSRKLIAKMEREAKIFERFGVSSYMNLLAISVHTSMRKRGLLVILSRSLFELGRLRGLPLFIGSGTNYYSTQAAIKEGCESIHSLAYADYKDDHGRPIYNPPAPHTHIRVLAAKL; this is translated from the coding sequence ATGATACTGAGTCAAAGAAATGGCATAATTGTGCGAGTTATGAAGGAGTCCGACTATCCAATAGTAAAAACCTTCTTGAGGGACTACTTTCACTACGATGAACCCATGGGAATGGGCCTTAAGGAGCAAATTCATCTACAAAACGAGGAAGAAGTGGATAGGCAATACCTGGCGGTAATCACTCAGGGACTTTCTTTAGTAGCGTTGGACGATAACAATGGAGGACTACTGGTTGGCATTGCCGTGGCTGAGACGATGGATCGCAGCGAAATGGCAAAGCAGCACAAGGAAGCCGACGAAATGGAGCCCAATGCCTTGGGTCGCAGCAGGAAGTTGATAGCCAAAATGGAGCGCGAAGCGAAGATTTTCGAACGCTTCGGAGTCTCCTCCTACATGAATCTGCTGGCCATCTCCGTTCACACCTCTATGAGGAAAAGAGGTCTATTGGTCATCCTTTCCCGCTCTCTTTTTGAGTTGGGTCGCTTGCGAGGACTTCCACTGTTCATCGGTAGCGGCACCAATTACTACTCCACCCAGGCGGCGATAAAAGAGGGATGTGAGAGCATCCATTCACTAGCCTATGCTGACTACAAGGACGACCACGGCCGACCTATATACAATCCACCAGCGCCTCATACCCACATCCGGGTTTTGGCCGCAAAACTTTAA